One Asterias rubens chromosome 1, eAstRub1.3, whole genome shotgun sequence genomic region harbors:
- the LOC117299324 gene encoding uncharacterized protein LOC117299324 — protein MATTAPPEETVPVGNETDTSVIITVAACIGGLFLIVIIIFIAFVIYFYKRQMRHDEQFDKTVNQLKTGELNWSPHALGQQFGDVNDIDEILWREAGRNADAATSNPAFGKDFEPLDVNTLTGFDSLTDDAVSTQETGSTSDMVEIPMEEPPVEDVQDDVQDENGEDSETQEKKQISILDMKTWGQPGSSRHNSMRRGFTSPFAHKPPPPEEVPSGSDYGYDRPSGSFRSQDGSTFPGPSPFSVSNPSNDPRFVYTRNNPLVADDDMDSEDDTVDIHGSDSGFPYSSGNPTYEAPRVFQTAQSFGTQRAFEARHYGGPEDVDFNRSNTLRNSRRNQSVVDSYESGERRTSSSFNLSLEGTGDSVSKNRLWLKKKFAGVGGGLNTN, from the exons ATGGCCACCACTGCACCAC CAGAAGAAACCGTGCCGGTCGGCAATGAAACGGACACGTCTGTTATCATCACAGTTGCAGCTTGTATTGGTGGGCTCTTTCTGATCGTGATCATCATCTTCATCGCATTTGTTATATACTTCTACAAGAGACA AATGAGACACGACGAGCAATTTGACAAGACAGTAAATCAACTAAAAACTGGAGAGTTGAATTG GAGCCCTCACGCACTCGGCCAGCAATTCGGCGATGTCAACGACATAGATGAGATATTATGGAGGGAGGCAGGTCGAAATGCCGATGCGGCGACCAGCAATCCTGCATTCGGCAAAGATTTTGAACCACTGGACGTT AATACCCTAACAGGTTTCGACAGTTTGACAGACGACGCAGTCTCAACGCAAGAGACCGGCAGCACCAGTGACATGGTGGAAATCCCAATGGAGGAGCCGCCGGTAGAAGATGTCCAAGATGATGTCCAAGATGAAAACGGAGAAGACTCCGAGACTCAAGAGAAGAAACAGATCTCCATCCTTGACATGAAGACCTGGGGGCAACCAGGATCGTCCCGTCATAACTCCATGCGTCGTGGGTTCACTTCCCCCTTTGCTCACAAACCCCCTCCTCCTGAAGAGGTACCGAGCGGTTCAGATTATGGGTATGACCGGCCATCAGGCTCGTTCAGGTCCCAGGATGGTTCGACCTTCCCGGGCCCAAGCCCATTCTCCGTCTCCAACCCGTCAAATGATCCCCGATTCGTGTACACACGCAACAACCCACTCGTGGCTGATGATGATATGGACAGTGAAGATGACACAGTGGACATCCATGGGTCAGATAGTGGATTCCCTTACTCCTCCGGCAACCCTACCTACGAAGCACCACGTGTTTTTCAAACCGCGCAATCTTTTGGAACCCAGCGGGCTTTTGAGGCCCGGCATTACGGCGGCCCGGAAGACGTAGACTTTAACCGGTCGAACACGCTGAGAAATTCCCGCCGCAATCAGTCCGTCGTGGACTCCTACGAAAGCGGGGAACGGAGGACCAGTAGCAGCTTTAATCTATCCCTCGAAGGCACTGGTGATTCTGTAAGCAAGAATCGTTTATGGCTTAAGAAAAAATTCGCCGGCGTTGGTGGCGGATTAAACACAAACTAA